ATAACTTTAACGAATGTCCCTATTTAATTCTCTGAAAATATGATTATATTCTTTTTCTATATTATTTGTTTTATTTAAACAATGAAACAATTGAACAGTGAAACAATTTATTTATTAACTCTGTTAACAGTTACAATTTTTTATTTTGATTTTCCAAGTTTTTAAAACTTGAAAATCTAAAAACATATTATTAAACATATTCTTTACATATAAAATCAATTAATATTCATAAAATAAATAAAATTAATTTCGTTATATTTGAAACTAAATAGTTTAAATGTTTAAATAATTACAATATTATCCATATGGCAAAAGTAAAAGGAGCAATAATTGTTGATATCGAGAAGTGTAAAGGATGCGAAATTTGTATTCCTGCATGCCCGACAAGTGTTATTCAACTTGCAAAAGAAGTAAACGGAAAAGGTTATCATTATGCTTACATGGCAAATCCTGATGTTTGTACAGGTTGTTCAAATTGTGCAATAGTATGCCCTGATGGTGTAATAACAGTTTACAGAAAAAAAATATAAGTATAATTAATAAAAAACACAAAGAATAATGGGAGAATTAAGATTAATGAAAGGCAACGAAGCAATAGCTGAAGCTGCTATTCGTATCGGTACAGACGGCTATTTCGGTTATCCTATAACTCCTCAATCTGAGGTGATGGAATACCTTATGGCAGAAAAACCACACGAAAGAACAGGAATGGTAGTTCTTCAAGCCGAAAGTGAAGTTGCTGCTATAAATATGGTTTACGGAGGAGCATCTTGCGGTAAAAAAGTAATGACTTCCTCCTCAAGCCCGGGAATAAGCCTCAAACAAGAAGGTATTACGTATATTGCCGGAGCTGAACTTCCTTGTTTAATAGTAAACGTAGCTCGTGGAGGACCCGGTTTAGGAACTATTCAGCCTGCACAATCAGATTATTTTCAGTCTGTAAAAGGTGGTGGACATGGCGATTATAATCTAATTGTTCTGGCTCCTGCTTCTGTTCAGGAAATGTATGATTTTGTCGAATTATCATTTGACTTGGCATTCAAATACAGAAATCCTGCATTGATACTTTCTGATGGTGCTATAGGTCAAATGATGGAAAAAGTTCAAATAGGAGAACAAAAAGCAAGATGGACAGATGAAGAAATACAGAAAATAAGTGGTTCATGGGCTACAACAGGAAAAACTCCTGATAGAGAACGGAATATAATTACATCATTAGACCTTGACCCAAGTAAGCAGGAAGAATTTAATCACAAGCTTCAGGCAAAGTATAAAGAAATAAAAGAAAAAGAAGTCAGATTTGAAAAAATAGAATGCGATGATGCAGAATACTTGTTAATAGCATATGGAACAAGTTCAAGAATTTGTCAAAAAGCTATTCAAATTGCACGAGAAAAAGGTATAAAAGTCGGATTGCTTCGTCCAATTACACTTTTCCCGTTTCCTACTAAACAAATAGCAGAAATGACTAATCAGGTTAAAGGTATGCTTTCTGTTGAAATGAGTGCAGGACAAATGGTTGAAGATGTAAGACTATCAGTAAACGGAAAAGTTAAAGTAGAACATTACGGAAGAATGGGAGGTATTATGCCTTCACCAATCGAAATTGTTGAAGCAATTGAACAAAAATTAATAGGAGGATAAAATATGGCTGAAAATATTATTAATAGCGACATAGTTAAAGAAGAAAATCTTGTTTACAAAAAAACATCTCTTTTAACTGATAAACCATTATCATACTGTCCCGGTTGTGGACACGGAGTAGTTCATAGAATGCTTATGGAAGTTGTTGAAGAACTTGATTTGCAATCAAGCACTATTGGAGTTGCTCCTGTTGGTTGTTCGGTTCTTGCATACGAATTTATGAATATCGATATGCAACAAGCTGCTCATGGCAGGGCACCAGCACTTGCTACTGCAATAAAAAGACTGATGCCTGAAAAATTTGTATTTTCATATCAAGGCGATGGAGACCTTGCTGCAATAGGAACTGCTGAAACTATTCATGCTTGTAACAGAGGCGAAAATATCCTTATGGTATTTGTTAATAATGGAATTTACGGAATGACCGGCGGGCAAATGGCACCAACAACATTACCGGGAATGAAATCTTCTACATCTCCTTACGGAAGGGATGTTAAATTAATGGGTAATCCATTGAAAATGACAGAATTAATTGCTCAATTACCAGGCACTTATTTTGTTACAAGACAAGCAGTACATACTCCTGCAAATGTTAGAAAAACAAAAAAAGCTCTTCGCAAAGCTGTTGAATATCAAAAACTAAATAAAGGAGTTTGTTTTGTTGAAGTCGTTTCAAACTGTAATTCAGGCTGGAAAATGACACCTCTTAAATCGAACGAATGGATGGTTGAAAATATGTTTCCATTTTATCCTTTAGGAGATATTAAAGTACCTGATGAAAAATAATTAACACAAAAAATATATTAAAATGACTGAAGAAATAATAATTGCAGGTTTTGGTGGACAGGGTGTATTATCTATGGGAAAAATTCTTGGATACTCTGGCGTAATGCAAGATCAGGAAGTTAGTTGGATGCCTTCATATGGCCCCGAAATGAGAGGAGGAACAGCAAATGTAACAGTAATATTAAGTGATGAAAGAATATGTTCTCCTATTATTACAGAATTTGATACAGCTATAATATTGAACCAACAATCATTAGATAAATTTGAAGAAAGTGTAAAACCCGGAGGTGTATTATTATACGACCCAAATGGAATTAACAGACATCCTGAAAGAAAAGATATTAATATCTATAAAATTGAAGCTGCAAAAGAAGCAAACAAAATGGCTTCATCAAAAACATTTAATATGATAGTTCTTGGTGGATATTTAAAAATCAAGCCAATTGTTAAAATGGAAAATGTATTAAAGGGCTTAGAAAAATCATTACCCGAAAGACATCATCATTTAATTCCTTTAAATAAAGAAGCTATTGAAAGAGGCACACAAATTATTGAAAAAATAAACGAAGCTAAAATATAATTTTTCCCAAACCCAAATAAGAAAAAGGAGGTTATTCCTCCTTTTTTTATTTTTTATAAAAATACATTTCATTAATATATTCATTTACCTTATAAGGTAAAAAATATCTAATATCTTTCCCATCTTTAATTGCTTCCCTTATAAAACTTGAAGATATTTCCATTAAAGGTGCCTGTACAAGTTTTACATTCGGATGATTGAAAAACTCATTTTCATATTTACCATGCCTTGGATAAACAATAATTTTATAATCTGACAATATTATTTCATAATTTTTCCATTTATGTATAGTTGCAAGATTATCAGCACCCATAATTAATGAAAAGTCATGTGAAGAAAATTTTTCTTTCAGATAAGTTAAAGTATCAATAGTATATGATGGTTTTGGCATCGAAAATTCAATAGTAGAAGATTTCATTTTGTAATGGTCGCTAATAGCAAGGTTAAGCAACTCTAATCGCTGATAATCAGG
The sequence above is a segment of the Bacteroidales bacterium genome. Coding sequences within it:
- a CDS encoding 3-methyl-2-oxobutanoate dehydrogenase subunit VorB yields the protein MMGELRLMKGNEAIAEAAIRIGTDGYFGYPITPQSEVMEYLMAEKPHERTGMVVLQAESEVAAINMVYGGASCGKKVMTSSSSPGISLKQEGITYIAGAELPCLIVNVARGGPGLGTIQPAQSDYFQSVKGGGHGDYNLIVLAPASVQEMYDFVELSFDLAFKYRNPALILSDGAIGQMMEKVQIGEQKARWTDEEIQKISGSWATTGKTPDRERNIITSLDLDPSKQEEFNHKLQAKYKEIKEKEVRFEKIECDDAEYLLIAYGTSSRICQKAIQIAREKGIKVGLLRPITLFPFPTKQIAEMTNQVKGMLSVEMSAGQMVEDVRLSVNGKVKVEHYGRMGGIMPSPIEIVEAIEQKLIGG
- a CDS encoding 4Fe-4S binding protein translates to MAKVKGAIIVDIEKCKGCEICIPACPTSVIQLAKEVNGKGYHYAYMANPDVCTGCSNCAIVCPDGVITVYRKKI
- a CDS encoding 2-oxoglutarate oxidoreductase, producing MINSDIVKEENLVYKKTSLLTDKPLSYCPGCGHGVVHRMLMEVVEELDLQSSTIGVAPVGCSVLAYEFMNIDMQQAAHGRAPALATAIKRLMPEKFVFSYQGDGDLAAIGTAETIHACNRGENILMVFVNNGIYGMTGGQMAPTTLPGMKSSTSPYGRDVKLMGNPLKMTELIAQLPGTYFVTRQAVHTPANVRKTKKALRKAVEYQKLNKGVCFVEVVSNCNSGWKMTPLKSNEWMVENMFPFYPLGDIKVPDEK
- a CDS encoding nicotinate-nucleotide adenylyltransferase; the encoded protein is MKIGLFFGSFNPVHIGHMVIANYLLEYSDIDQIWFVLSPQNPLKEKSTLLPDYQRLELLNLAISDHYKMKSSTIEFSMPKPSYTIDTLTYLKEKFSSHDFSLIMGADNLATIHKWKNYEIILSDYKIIVYPRHGKYENEFFNHPNVKLVQAPLMEISSSFIREAIKDGKDIRYFLPYKVNEYINEMYFYKK
- a CDS encoding 2-oxoacid:acceptor oxidoreductase family protein encodes the protein MTEEIIIAGFGGQGVLSMGKILGYSGVMQDQEVSWMPSYGPEMRGGTANVTVILSDERICSPIITEFDTAIILNQQSLDKFEESVKPGGVLLYDPNGINRHPERKDINIYKIEAAKEANKMASSKTFNMIVLGGYLKIKPIVKMENVLKGLEKSLPERHHHLIPLNKEAIERGTQIIEKINEAKI